From the genome of Phytohabitans rumicis, one region includes:
- a CDS encoding FAD-dependent oxidoreductase translates to MQTVDVLVVGAGLAGLHTARLLARRDLNVMVVDRRRSLSTGIRTTGIFVRRTLEDFDLPDHLLGPGVRDVLLYPPSRRAPIRLTSDRDEYRVADMPAIYQQAHRAAESAGARVLLGVRYAGASAGLVRFAGAEPVTARFIVGADGARSRVARDLGLDVNRRFLIGAEIVHPIASGTTLPAFHCVLDPRIAPGYLGWVIDDGRHAHVGVAGYPHAMRTGIRHLLDAFAADAPGRAMPTGPIERRGGPIPIGGVLRRLACPAGLLVGDAAGAVSPLTAGGLDPCLRMSELAAAVATAYLRTGDHRTLDEYSGHALRTRFRGRLLLRRTFAGIRSPAAAEAAVALLRGRAGRAVAARILFGDGSFPTVNPPHVQPATAAPDPTT, encoded by the coding sequence GTGCAGACAGTGGATGTATTGGTCGTGGGTGCTGGGCTGGCCGGCCTGCACACCGCCCGTCTGCTGGCGCGACGGGACCTGAATGTGATGGTGGTCGACCGTCGCAGGTCGCTGTCGACCGGCATCCGTACGACGGGGATCTTCGTGCGTCGCACCCTCGAGGATTTCGATCTGCCGGACCACCTGCTCGGGCCAGGCGTTCGGGACGTGTTGTTGTATCCGCCGTCGCGGCGGGCACCGATCCGACTCACCAGTGATCGGGACGAGTACCGGGTGGCCGACATGCCAGCCATCTACCAGCAGGCACACCGCGCGGCGGAGTCGGCCGGGGCGCGGGTGCTGCTCGGTGTGCGGTACGCCGGCGCGTCGGCGGGCCTGGTGCGGTTCGCCGGCGCGGAGCCGGTGACGGCTCGGTTCATCGTCGGCGCGGACGGCGCCCGCTCCCGGGTGGCCCGCGATCTCGGCCTTGACGTCAACCGGCGGTTTCTCATCGGTGCCGAGATCGTCCACCCGATCGCGTCGGGCACCACCCTCCCAGCGTTCCATTGCGTGCTGGACCCCCGAATCGCCCCGGGATACCTGGGCTGGGTGATCGACGACGGCCGGCATGCGCATGTCGGCGTCGCCGGATATCCGCACGCGATGCGCACCGGCATCCGCCACCTGCTGGACGCGTTCGCCGCGGACGCCCCCGGCCGCGCGATGCCGACCGGCCCGATCGAGCGCCGGGGTGGTCCGATCCCGATCGGCGGTGTGCTGCGACGGTTGGCCTGCCCCGCCGGGCTGCTCGTCGGGGACGCGGCGGGTGCGGTGTCGCCGCTGACGGCCGGCGGCCTGGACCCATGCCTCCGCATGTCGGAACTGGCCGCGGCGGTGGCCACCGCGTACCTGCGTACCGGTGACCACCGCACTTTGGACGAGTATTCAGGGCACGCGTTGCGGACCCGGTTCCGCGGCCGGCTGCTGTTGCGCCGCACGTTCGCCGGCATCCGATCCCCCGCCGCGGCAGAGGCGGCGGTGGCCCTGCTGCGCGGGCGTGCCGGTCGCGCCGTGGCGGCGCGGATCCTGTTCGGCGACGGCTCGTTTCCCACTGTCAACCCGCCGCACGTTCAGCCGGCAACGGCGGCACCGGATCCGACAACCTAA
- a CDS encoding ABC transporter ATP-binding protein codes for MHPGPGPGPGPHMMRAFVADPSVTKQRVRRGTIARIAGYARPYRWDLAIFLLAAALSAVITVAIPVLLGVVIDRGVLPKRTDVVLGIAAVVAGLAILDALLTFVQRWYTARVGEGLIYDLRTQVFAHVQRQPIAFFTRAHTGSLVSRLNGDVIGAQQALTSTLVSTVSSTLQVILVLVTMIYFSWLVTVIALVLIPMFILPARLVGRRLQRLTRESMQLDAAMGSTMTERFNVAGAMLAKLFGRPREEIGVFAERAAKVRDVGVVRALYGSTLFIALTLLASLSTAVIYGAGGTLVVNGAFQVGTMVSLALLLNRLYGPITALSNVQVNAMTALVSFDRVFEVLDLQPLIEDSPQAVPLALGPRSNGSANASGPAADIVFDHVSFHYPAASEVSLASLESIALPVPERTGVRLGVLHDISFTAPARQLTALVGPSGAGKTTITALVARLHDPSEGAVRIGGFDLRDVTQESLHEAVGVVTQDAHLYHDTIRANLAYARPEATEAELIEACEAARIWHLISELPDGLDTIVGDRGYRMSGGEKQRIALARLLLKAPAVVVLDEATAHLDSESEAAVQRALKTALSGRTSLVIAHRLSTIREADQILVIDDGRVRERGGHDELLASGGLYADLYRTQFARQRPIGAGHRPGPPRGHFPPPPRFGPG; via the coding sequence ATGCATCCCGGTCCCGGTCCTGGTCCCGGCCCGCACATGATGCGCGCGTTCGTGGCCGATCCGTCGGTGACCAAGCAGCGGGTGAGGCGGGGCACCATCGCCAGGATCGCCGGGTACGCGCGCCCCTACCGCTGGGATCTTGCGATCTTCCTGTTGGCCGCCGCGCTGTCCGCGGTGATCACGGTGGCGATCCCGGTGCTGCTCGGGGTGGTCATCGACCGCGGGGTGCTGCCGAAGCGGACCGATGTCGTGCTGGGGATCGCCGCCGTCGTCGCCGGGCTGGCGATCCTCGACGCGCTTCTCACCTTCGTCCAGCGCTGGTACACCGCTCGGGTCGGCGAGGGCCTCATCTATGACCTGCGCACGCAGGTGTTCGCCCACGTGCAGCGGCAGCCGATCGCGTTCTTCACCCGGGCGCACACCGGTTCGCTGGTCAGCAGGCTGAACGGAGACGTGATCGGCGCGCAGCAGGCGCTGACCTCGACACTGGTGTCCACGGTGTCCAGCACGCTCCAGGTGATTCTGGTGCTGGTCACGATGATCTACTTCTCCTGGTTGGTCACGGTCATCGCGCTGGTGCTGATTCCGATGTTCATCCTCCCGGCACGCCTGGTCGGGCGCAGGCTGCAGCGGCTGACCAGGGAGTCGATGCAGCTCGACGCGGCCATGGGATCGACGATGACGGAGCGGTTCAACGTCGCGGGCGCGATGCTGGCGAAGCTGTTCGGCCGGCCGCGGGAGGAGATCGGCGTGTTCGCCGAGCGGGCGGCGAAGGTCAGGGACGTCGGTGTGGTCCGGGCGCTGTACGGCAGCACGCTGTTCATCGCGCTGACCCTGCTCGCGTCGCTGTCCACGGCGGTGATCTACGGAGCGGGCGGCACCCTCGTCGTCAACGGCGCCTTCCAGGTCGGCACCATGGTTTCCCTGGCCCTGCTGCTGAACAGGCTGTATGGCCCCATCACGGCACTGTCCAACGTCCAGGTCAACGCGATGACCGCGCTGGTCAGTTTTGACCGGGTGTTCGAGGTGCTCGATTTGCAGCCGCTGATCGAGGACAGCCCGCAGGCCGTACCGCTCGCGCTCGGGCCGCGGAGCAACGGATCAGCCAACGCCTCCGGGCCGGCGGCAGACATCGTCTTCGACCATGTCTCGTTCCACTACCCGGCCGCGTCCGAAGTCTCGCTCGCATCGCTGGAGTCCATCGCCCTGCCCGTACCCGAGCGCACGGGCGTGCGGCTGGGCGTGCTGCACGACATCAGCTTCACCGCCCCGGCCCGGCAGCTGACCGCCCTGGTCGGCCCCTCCGGAGCGGGCAAGACGACGATCACTGCCCTGGTGGCGCGGCTGCACGACCCCAGCGAAGGGGCGGTGCGCATCGGCGGGTTCGACCTGCGGGACGTGACCCAGGAGTCGCTGCACGAAGCGGTCGGCGTGGTAACCCAGGACGCGCACCTGTACCACGACACGATCCGGGCCAACCTCGCGTACGCCCGTCCCGAGGCGACCGAGGCGGAACTGATCGAGGCATGCGAGGCGGCCCGGATCTGGCACCTGATCTCCGAGCTGCCCGACGGCCTGGACACGATCGTGGGTGACCGCGGCTACCGGATGTCCGGCGGCGAGAAACAGCGGATCGCCCTGGCCCGGCTGCTGCTGAAGGCACCGGCCGTGGTGGTGCTCGACGAGGCCACCGCGCACCTGGACTCCGAGTCGGAGGCCGCCGTCCAGCGCGCACTCAAGACCGCCCTGTCCGGCCGCACCTCGCTCGTCATCGCCCACCGGCTGTCCACCATCCGCGAGGCCGACCAGATCCTCGTCATCGACGACGGCCGGGTCCGTGAGCGCGGTGGGCACGACGAGCTGCTCGCGTCCGGCGGCCTGTACGCGGACCTGTACCGGACCCAGTTCGCCCGCCAGAGGCCCATCGGCGCCGGCCACCGGCCAGGCCCGCCGCGGGGGCACTTCCCGCCGCCCCCGCGGTTCGGACCGGGCTAG
- a CDS encoding sulfotransferase domain-containing protein, producing the protein MAPAPIRFEPPGEDTGRWLGFRFRAGDIVISTPRKSGTTWMQMICALLIFQTPDLPDPLWRLSPWLDSPAAPQEFVFAHLAAQRHRRFIKTHTPLDRIPSDPKVTYVVTARHPLDAFVSLYYQDQMIGPPPPPGQHGPPGHPPLRPAGPPWPPGPPMPPGPPAGVRAPVVTRESLHEALVGWIAGDGDPHTSAQSLPDAMRHLSDAWARRDEPNVLLVHYDDLLADLEGQMRWLAGRLGIAVAEQSWPVLAGAATFGRMRERKDILVPPLRGSLPTPPDSSAAAPPEPGARFSATKSWPTTTRVPPGSLRPN; encoded by the coding sequence GTGGCGCCCGCCCCGATCCGCTTTGAGCCGCCCGGCGAGGACACCGGGAGGTGGCTCGGCTTCCGCTTCCGGGCCGGCGACATCGTGATCAGCACTCCGCGCAAGTCCGGGACGACCTGGATGCAGATGATCTGCGCACTGTTGATCTTCCAGACGCCGGACCTGCCGGATCCGCTCTGGCGCCTTTCGCCGTGGCTGGACAGTCCGGCCGCGCCGCAGGAGTTCGTATTCGCCCACCTTGCCGCGCAGCGGCACCGGCGCTTCATCAAGACGCACACGCCGCTCGACAGGATTCCTTCCGACCCCAAGGTCACCTATGTCGTGACGGCCCGGCATCCGCTCGACGCGTTCGTGTCGCTGTACTACCAGGACCAAATGATCGGCCCACCGCCGCCGCCCGGCCAGCATGGGCCTCCCGGGCACCCGCCCCTGCGACCCGCTGGACCACCTTGGCCTCCCGGGCCACCCATGCCTCCCGGGCCGCCGGCTGGGGTGCGGGCGCCCGTTGTCACACGTGAGAGCCTGCACGAGGCCCTGGTCGGGTGGATCGCCGGCGATGGCGATCCCCACACGTCCGCGCAGTCGCTGCCCGACGCCATGCGGCACCTGTCCGACGCGTGGGCCAGGCGCGACGAGCCGAACGTGCTGCTGGTGCACTACGACGACCTGCTCGCGGACCTCGAGGGCCAGATGCGCTGGCTCGCCGGGAGGCTCGGGATAGCCGTCGCGGAGCAGTCCTGGCCCGTACTCGCCGGGGCGGCGACGTTCGGGCGGATGAGGGAACGCAAGGACATCCTCGTCCCGCCCCTCCGGGGGTCGTTGCCGACACCGCCCGATTCTTCCGCCGCGGCACCTCCGGAGCCGGGCGCGAGATTCTCAGCGACGAAGAGCTGGCCGACTACCACGCGCGTGCCGCCCGGCTCGCTCCGCCCGAATTGA
- a CDS encoding ABC transporter permease subunit, with translation MIWLTWRQFRAQALVAAAALAAVAIYLGYLGSRIRDDYAGVLGCQPSDCITARHAFDDAYTGQLSMVGLLLVATPALIGVFWGAPLITRELEEKTDRLVWNQSVTRTRWLATKLVFLTLAGVAVTGLFSLLLTWNASRYDQFIGNRFGAVSFASRNVVPLGYAAFAFVLGTVIGLIVRRTLLAMALALAVFAVVQLIVPNVVRQHLMTPVTSTVAFDEDAMSRSDAFGMNERGATIVGYTMPGAWSLTGEAKVLNADGTPYTLQQAQACQKGLPLESMACMAGQNLHFSYTYQPADRYWPFQWIELSVYLVVTLLLAAFGFWWIRYRSS, from the coding sequence ATGATCTGGCTGACCTGGCGGCAGTTCCGCGCCCAGGCCCTGGTCGCCGCCGCCGCGCTGGCCGCGGTCGCGATCTATCTGGGGTACCTCGGCTCCCGCATCCGCGACGACTACGCCGGCGTCCTGGGCTGCCAGCCCAGCGACTGCATCACCGCGCGGCACGCCTTCGACGACGCGTACACCGGCCAGTTGTCGATGGTCGGCCTGCTGCTCGTCGCCACGCCCGCCCTCATCGGCGTCTTCTGGGGCGCGCCCCTGATCACCCGGGAGCTGGAGGAGAAGACCGACCGCCTGGTCTGGAACCAGAGCGTCACCCGCACCCGCTGGCTGGCGACCAAGCTGGTGTTCCTCACACTCGCCGGCGTCGCGGTCACCGGGCTGTTCAGCCTCCTGCTCACCTGGAACGCCAGCCGCTACGACCAGTTCATCGGGAACCGCTTCGGCGCGGTGAGCTTCGCCTCCCGCAACGTCGTCCCCCTCGGCTACGCGGCCTTCGCGTTCGTGCTCGGCACCGTCATCGGGCTCATCGTGCGCCGCACACTGCTGGCCATGGCGCTGGCCTTGGCGGTGTTCGCCGTCGTCCAGCTCATCGTGCCCAATGTGGTCCGTCAGCACCTCATGACGCCGGTGACGAGCACCGTGGCGTTCGACGAGGACGCGATGAGCCGGTCGGACGCCTTCGGTATGAACGAACGCGGCGCCACGATCGTCGGCTACACGATGCCGGGCGCCTGGTCACTGACGGGCGAGGCCAAAGTCCTCAACGCCGACGGCACCCCGTACACCCTCCAGCAGGCGCAGGCGTGCCAGAAGGGCCTGCCGCTCGAGAGCATGGCCTGCATGGCCGGCCAGAACCTGCACTTCAGTTACACCTACCAGCCGGCCGACCGCTACTGGCCGTTCCAATGGATCGAGCTCTCGGTGTATCTCGTGGTCACCCTGCTGCTGGCCGCCTTCGGTTTCTGGTGGATCCGGTACCGCTCCAGCTAA
- a CDS encoding RICIN domain-containing protein: MTVREGSRSCHVARRFTGALAIATALSGGVLTAGVAHDAAAAAAYAYAEPTHAQAADGASAADWVVQKIRNRNSWLCLVARGGRGSYVEQTECADFPDQDWEIRPYSTASSLFQFRNVHSGLCLLARGDTESWATVDICNKDYWDQLWSADGTAHVDYVTYHNFNSDLCLAARYDHPAIQTPCGNYRDQEWFPW; encoded by the coding sequence GTGACGGTTCGAGAAGGATCCCGGTCGTGCCACGTCGCGCGACGGTTCACCGGCGCACTGGCGATCGCCACCGCGCTGTCCGGTGGTGTGCTGACCGCCGGGGTGGCACATGATGCGGCGGCCGCCGCCGCGTACGCCTACGCGGAGCCGACGCATGCCCAAGCAGCCGATGGCGCGTCCGCGGCTGACTGGGTGGTGCAGAAGATCAGAAACCGCAACTCTTGGCTGTGCCTTGTCGCCCGCGGCGGCCGCGGCAGCTACGTCGAGCAGACCGAGTGCGCTGACTTCCCAGACCAGGACTGGGAGATCCGTCCTTATTCGACCGCCTCATCGCTGTTCCAGTTCCGTAACGTGCACAGCGGGCTCTGTCTCCTTGCCCGCGGTGATACGGAGTCCTGGGCGACCGTCGACATATGCAACAAGGACTATTGGGACCAGCTCTGGTCGGCGGACGGCACGGCCCACGTGGACTACGTGACGTACCACAACTTCAATTCCGACCTCTGCCTCGCAGCGCGCTACGACCACCCGGCGATTCAAACGCCGTGCGGCAACTATAGAGACCAGGAATGGTTCCCTTGGTAG
- a CDS encoding cytochrome b5-like heme/steroid binding domain-containing protein, protein MSETISPSSARSSPYTGTVLPQGRPFWIVDGRAYDFTEWMSLHPGGAMWFRQTEGRDISALLHTYHRDPARAQKFLAKYEIKELAGMDISPKVIVPPRASDSVPRPADGPRPISENDLLPKLGIPPFLLAPDFDARKDLPKLDYRDQGSLLAEIRTKLNAKFSKRDLKKYDRAFDTVTWIIGAAHVAALALLITRFIPAWLFVVIMVVTRTSLAGAGHYHLHRKWKDQRRRLTMPIGKALFDINYVGTSLIGSDGHVLLHHPYLGSGADVKKTFFDSMLQLHPVLRIPGYTLHKLGICLTGLSFRAREIAKFERPRRNRPDGATLTPDAIRTDFWLIRAWIVVEFVACLATGHIVAWLVQFVITLWFNTFLVVASHDFEESATEQELAAIPEPLRDDWAAQQICLSYDLTVVGNRWIDLFLSAGLSPHRVHHVLPWQGSGFANLASEDTVRQVCAQVGIAWERPRNLIFGRFPAVMKHYLLCPVKPAPPPPPPFLPGQPPPPPPPASLPARPPSSVRHQVGTLVRYSVDGWRGVGV, encoded by the coding sequence ATGTCCGAAACGATCAGCCCTAGTTCGGCCCGGAGTTCACCCTATACGGGCACCGTCCTGCCTCAAGGCCGGCCATTCTGGATCGTGGACGGGCGCGCCTATGACTTCACCGAATGGATGAGCCTTCATCCCGGCGGCGCGATGTGGTTCAGGCAGACCGAGGGGCGTGACATCAGCGCTCTCCTGCACACATACCACCGGGATCCGGCTCGGGCGCAGAAGTTTCTCGCGAAATACGAGATCAAAGAGCTCGCCGGGATGGACATAAGTCCCAAGGTCATCGTGCCACCCCGGGCCAGCGATAGCGTACCCCGGCCGGCCGATGGACCCCGGCCGATTTCCGAGAATGACCTGCTCCCCAAGCTTGGCATACCACCTTTCCTGCTGGCGCCGGATTTCGACGCGCGGAAAGACCTGCCCAAACTCGACTACCGCGACCAGGGAAGCCTGCTCGCGGAGATCCGCACCAAGCTGAATGCCAAGTTCTCCAAGCGGGACCTGAAGAAGTACGACCGTGCGTTTGACACGGTGACCTGGATTATCGGTGCCGCGCACGTCGCGGCGCTGGCGCTCCTGATCACGCGTTTCATACCTGCCTGGTTGTTTGTCGTCATCATGGTCGTCACCCGAACGTCGCTGGCGGGTGCGGGCCATTACCATCTGCACCGCAAGTGGAAGGACCAGCGCCGCCGCCTCACCATGCCTATCGGAAAGGCGCTCTTCGATATCAACTACGTCGGCACGAGCCTCATCGGGTCCGATGGGCATGTGCTCCTGCACCATCCCTATCTGGGCTCTGGCGCCGACGTGAAGAAGACCTTCTTCGACAGCATGCTCCAGTTGCACCCGGTACTCCGGATCCCGGGTTACACGCTCCATAAACTCGGCATCTGCCTGACCGGGCTGTCTTTCCGGGCACGGGAGATCGCCAAGTTCGAGCGTCCCAGGCGGAACAGGCCGGACGGCGCCACGCTCACTCCCGACGCGATCCGGACGGACTTCTGGCTCATTCGCGCATGGATCGTGGTCGAGTTCGTCGCGTGCCTGGCGACCGGTCACATCGTGGCCTGGTTGGTGCAGTTCGTCATCACCTTGTGGTTCAACACCTTCCTCGTCGTCGCGAGCCATGACTTCGAGGAGTCGGCCACCGAGCAGGAGCTCGCCGCGATCCCCGAGCCGCTACGCGACGACTGGGCGGCGCAGCAGATCTGCTTGAGCTACGACCTGACCGTGGTCGGCAACCGCTGGATCGATCTTTTCCTCAGCGCCGGCCTCAGCCCGCACCGCGTCCACCACGTGCTGCCGTGGCAGGGCTCCGGGTTCGCCAACCTCGCCAGCGAGGACACGGTCAGGCAGGTGTGCGCGCAGGTCGGCATCGCCTGGGAACGTCCCCGGAATCTGATCTTCGGGCGTTTTCCGGCCGTGATGAAGCACTACCTTCTCTGCCCCGTGAAGCCGGCGCCGCCCCCGCCGCCCCCCTTCCTCCCGGGTCAGCCACCGCCACCGCCGCCACCGGCCTCGCTCCCGGCGCGGCCCCCGTCATCGGTCAGGCATCAGGTGGGCACGCTCGTCCGCTACTCCGTCGACGGCTGGCGGGGTGTCGGCGTCTGA
- a CDS encoding VOC family protein, which produces MACRITELVLDARDPELLARFWCEVLGYVELERDETSIEIGPPDVGFGGPQPTIVLSQTDEPKAGKLPLHIDVNATDREQDDELERLLAAGARPADIGQTGTESWHVLADPEGNEFCLLRRRVPKV; this is translated from the coding sequence ATGGCATGTCGCATAACCGAACTGGTCCTGGACGCGCGTGATCCGGAACTGCTGGCGCGGTTCTGGTGCGAGGTACTCGGCTACGTCGAACTGGAACGCGACGAAACAAGCATAGAGATCGGGCCGCCGGACGTCGGCTTCGGCGGCCCGCAGCCCACGATCGTGCTCAGCCAGACTGACGAGCCCAAGGCCGGCAAGCTACCTCTACACATCGACGTGAACGCCACCGACCGGGAACAGGACGATGAGCTGGAGCGGTTGCTCGCGGCCGGCGCCCGCCCAGCCGATATTGGGCAGACCGGCACCGAGTCATGGCATGTGCTCGCTGACCCTGAAGGCAACGAGTTCTGCCTACTGAGACGTCGGGTACCAAAGGTGTAG
- a CDS encoding type III polyketide synthase has protein sequence MSVASAGHYRCASGAAARLAYSDAQAGHVVSVDTVVTCHRGSGSLRPGHRAGASLGNGTAVIASVGSAFPDRSYSQEEIGALLGLENRVVKKLLHSPHIQRRHLYLPEIDPRTGRARSESAAELHAKFREGAFEIGSRAIRDALDAASLSPADVDYMMCVTSSGFMVPGLSSLFSRELGFKRNLLRADVVGMGCNAGLNGMNPLVQWVRNHPGRAALLVCCEINSAIYVLDETPRTGIVNSLFGDGAAAAVLTGYRGNGTGPAPSSQAPGVLDFESFCIPDQWAAMRFDWNAGAGKWSFFLDRDIPYVIGFNIREPVETLLKRNGLDLSSVTHWVLHTGGGVVIDSVKLSLGLEEHDVRHTRSVLRDYGNISSGSFLVSLQRLLAEGCASVGDRGVMVTMGPGAQIETALLEFGQAKT, from the coding sequence GTGAGCGTAGCGAGCGCCGGCCACTACCGTTGCGCGAGCGGAGCAGCGGCACGATTGGCGTACAGCGATGCCCAAGCGGGGCATGTTGTCTCGGTCGACACCGTCGTAACCTGTCACCGGGGTTCCGGGTCCCTGCGGCCCGGCCATCGAGCGGGGGCTTCGTTGGGGAACGGGACAGCAGTGATCGCTTCCGTCGGAAGCGCATTTCCCGACCGGTCCTATTCGCAGGAAGAGATCGGGGCGCTTCTCGGCCTGGAGAACAGGGTCGTGAAGAAGCTCCTCCACTCGCCCCACATCCAGCGCAGGCACCTCTACCTCCCGGAGATAGACCCGCGCACCGGGCGCGCGCGTTCCGAGTCCGCGGCGGAGCTGCACGCCAAGTTCCGGGAAGGGGCATTCGAGATCGGGTCGCGGGCCATACGCGACGCGCTCGACGCGGCGTCGCTGTCGCCGGCCGATGTCGACTACATGATGTGCGTCACCTCAAGCGGATTCATGGTGCCCGGCCTCAGCTCGCTCTTTTCCCGGGAGCTCGGATTCAAGCGCAATCTCCTCCGGGCGGACGTTGTCGGAATGGGTTGCAACGCCGGCCTGAATGGAATGAACCCTCTCGTGCAATGGGTGAGGAATCATCCGGGCAGGGCGGCACTCCTGGTCTGCTGTGAGATTAACTCCGCGATATACGTTCTCGATGAGACTCCGCGTACCGGCATTGTCAACAGCCTGTTCGGCGATGGAGCCGCCGCAGCCGTGTTGACCGGCTACCGTGGAAACGGCACCGGGCCGGCACCATCTTCGCAAGCCCCGGGCGTGCTCGATTTTGAAAGCTTTTGCATCCCCGACCAGTGGGCGGCCATGCGTTTCGACTGGAATGCCGGCGCCGGGAAGTGGAGCTTCTTTCTCGACCGAGACATCCCCTATGTCATAGGCTTCAATATCCGGGAGCCCGTGGAAACGCTGCTCAAGCGAAACGGACTTGATCTCTCCTCGGTTACGCACTGGGTACTGCACACGGGCGGCGGCGTGGTGATCGACTCCGTCAAGCTCAGCCTGGGCCTGGAGGAGCACGACGTCCGGCACACGCGCTCCGTGCTGCGCGACTACGGGAACATCTCCAGCGGCAGTTTCCTGGTCAGCTTGCAGCGCCTGCTCGCCGAAGGCTGTGCGTCCGTTGGTGACCGGGGCGTCATGGTCACGATGGGCCCGGGCGCCCAGATCGAAACCGCGCTCCTCGAATTCGGGCAGGCAAAGACATGA
- a CDS encoding MFS transporter, which produces MPAAPAPILLLAALAVAVCQTVVVAALPLFGQDLGVSATTATWLLTAFMLASAVTTPIAGRLGDLYGHRRVLIAGLAALAAGSLLAAASDHAGWFAGLLAGRALQGVSGGVLPAAFGLARRLAPADRLDGLVAALSAMFGVGGALGMVVAGPIVAVTGTPALFWLGLALAVIPLFGALLLPAGPLPSTVDHRRLDVLGAALLSAALVALLLGISQGRAWGWASAATLGTFVACLVAVAAFVAVERRTAVPVVDLRLLRLPALAATNIATVVISVGMFAAVTIIPQYAQTPTRAGYGFGDGPAETGLLMAPTALLMVVTAPLAARLSRRTSGRATFQLGAVLAAVGLGMLGFVHSAPWQFYVAGAILGAAYGFAFASVGTLVVGAVEHHQTGAASGINTILRTIGGALGAQLAVVVLANSATAPSPLPTEAGYTTAFLASAGIAALAFLAALAIPGTMWRVTVPRRVTTS; this is translated from the coding sequence ATGCCCGCCGCCCCCGCGCCGATCCTGCTGCTCGCCGCGCTGGCCGTCGCGGTGTGCCAGACCGTCGTGGTCGCCGCCCTGCCCCTGTTCGGCCAGGACCTGGGCGTCAGCGCCACCACGGCGACGTGGTTGCTGACCGCGTTCATGCTCGCCTCCGCTGTCACCACCCCGATCGCGGGTCGTCTCGGTGACCTGTACGGGCACCGCCGCGTCCTGATCGCGGGCCTGGCCGCGCTCGCCGCCGGCAGCCTGCTGGCCGCGGCCAGCGACCACGCCGGCTGGTTCGCCGGCCTGCTGGCCGGCCGCGCCCTGCAAGGCGTCTCCGGCGGGGTACTCCCGGCCGCGTTCGGCCTCGCGCGCCGGCTCGCGCCAGCGGACCGGCTCGACGGGCTCGTCGCCGCGCTGAGCGCCATGTTCGGTGTCGGCGGGGCCCTCGGCATGGTCGTCGCCGGCCCGATCGTCGCCGTCACCGGCACCCCGGCGCTGTTCTGGCTCGGCCTGGCACTGGCCGTCATCCCCTTGTTTGGCGCCCTGCTCCTGCCCGCCGGCCCGCTTCCTTCCACTGTGGACCATAGGCGCCTCGACGTCCTCGGTGCCGCGCTGCTGTCGGCCGCGTTGGTCGCCCTGTTGCTGGGCATCAGCCAGGGCCGCGCCTGGGGCTGGGCGTCCGCCGCGACCCTGGGGACGTTCGTGGCCTGCCTCGTCGCCGTCGCGGCCTTCGTCGCGGTCGAGCGCCGCACGGCGGTGCCGGTCGTCGACCTGCGGCTGCTGCGCCTGCCGGCGCTAGCCGCCACCAACATCGCCACCGTGGTGATCAGCGTCGGCATGTTCGCCGCCGTGACGATCATTCCGCAGTACGCCCAGACACCGACCCGAGCCGGCTACGGTTTCGGCGACGGCCCGGCCGAGACCGGGCTGCTCATGGCCCCTACCGCTCTGCTGATGGTGGTGACCGCGCCGCTGGCGGCCCGCCTGTCTCGACGCACCAGCGGCCGGGCGACCTTCCAACTCGGCGCCGTACTCGCCGCCGTGGGACTGGGCATGCTGGGGTTCGTCCACAGTGCACCGTGGCAGTTCTACGTCGCCGGGGCGATTCTTGGCGCCGCGTACGGGTTCGCCTTCGCGTCCGTGGGAACGCTCGTCGTCGGCGCGGTCGAGCACCACCAGACCGGCGCCGCGTCGGGCATCAACACCATCCTGCGTACGATCGGCGGCGCGCTCGGCGCGCAACTGGCCGTTGTCGTACTGGCCAACTCCGCCACCGCACCCTCGCCCCTGCCAACGGAAGCCGGCTACACCACGGCGTTCCTCGCCTCGGCCGGCATCGCCGCCCTCGCGTTCCTCGCCGCGCTGGCGATACCCGGTACCATGTGGCGCGTGACCGTGCCGCGCAGAGTCACCACGAGCTGA